GTTTCTTACGATCATTTCCGTATAAGTGACGCCTTCAGTCACTTCAAGCTGGGCAACGTCAGCAATTATTCTGGAGAGAATACTGGTGAGTTATCACGAATAAATTAGTTTACAATGCATAATCATACCCACATGTCTTACAATGCTTAGATATAAGTAAAGATGTATTGTTTTGTGACGTCGTCAAACATTACATAAGATGACGGATATGCAGGTTCATCAGGGGAATATCATCGACAAACCTCTCTGGCCCATTTGGTACATCCATCTATGGTCAAACATAGCTTTGATTTAAGAACACATCTGAACTTTACTTATCAAACACTTAATTCACTTCATATTGTTAAATACATTCccagtaacattaatgtaataataattcCAATTAATTCTATCTTGCAGATGCTTTAACCTTCTGTCCTAGCAATATGGACATTGATAACTGCAGTACCGCTTGTCAGCGAACTTGTGAAGCTCCAGGAATCTGTCAGGATGAGGTCTGTACTGATGGTGAAGTCTGTTTTTGTCCCGATGGATTCTTCATGAAGGGATCTGACTGTGTACCTCGTGAACAATGTGGATGTTACGTATCAGAAGGACAGACGATCGTAGCAGTAAGTACAGGAGCCATCCATTACAGATATACAAAACGACTCTTTACTTTAATAAACAAATTGTACGTTACTGCTTTGTTATGTATAACATTCATCTCAGTTCAAAGAATTGGTACAAACTGGAGTAAGAGATGACTGCATACTGTAATATTAAAACATGTTAAATCATAACATACGATAATTTTGACAGGAAGGTGACTTTTTCGTGAATTCTGGATGTACAAGAAAGGGTGTTTGTAATAACGGACTGATCATCTGGGATGAAGGTTACGCATGCAGCCCTAAAGCGGAGTGTGGCGTACGAAATGACATAAGACAATGCTATTGTGCTAATGGCTACAGAGGGGACGGTGTAAATTGCACGAGACCACCTAAAGATTGTCAGGAAatttatgatgatgatagtACCAGAAAGAGCGGTATATACAGAATCAAACCGACCGGATGGACCGGGTCAGCGTTTGAGGTTTACTGTAacatgactgatggaggaggatggacggtaagtgtTATAGCCTACGATAAGCACGGAGATTACACGATGAACTATATAGTTCATTAGTAGATATTGCACTGGAATGCATTTTTCTCTAATGTAAGACTTACTTTAATCGTAACTATTCTTTTCACCGATCTATGTCCAATGTCGGAATTTTtcgttattttctttttcattgtttttaatgATATTCGTTTTTATATACAAGAAATTTTTGACATTGTACCACAGTCTATTGACATGTTTACATATTGCGAATATCAGAATGTGTATTCTGTATACCTCCATGATtgagaaagtttggtttattctACCTTTAAACTATTTACATTAACAGGTTAATAGTTTTTACGTATCAAATTAGCATAATAGGTATACCATTTTGAGAATATGATATTTCAGATTTCACACCCGGGAGGCCACAAATATTATTCAACTTTGTGTTATCaactatttttatcattttcaaatcTTTAAGGTGTTCCAACGTCGTGTCGATGGTAGTCAGGACTTCTACCTTGGATGGAACAGCTACAAGCAAGGAtttggaaatttaaatattaatttttggcTCGGaaatgataaactttatttcttaaCCAACCAAAAGAGATATGAAATCAGAATCGACTTAGTGAATAGATATGGAGCTCCATACTACGCCAAGTTTGACTTTTTTAGGACAAACGTCGAAAGCGACAACTATCGGTTATCCGGTCTTGGGACCTACAGTGGAACAGCAGGTTTGTAGCCTACACGTCTCCTTTAATATTAATTACAGTATTTTGGCATAACTTTATAATGAGACACCACCAGGTTATCGTTTCATCGATACTACCTCTCTCTAGAAATATAATATAACTTTAGTTAAGTATAGTATATACTGACATTATCTTAGGGAAACAAGTAAATAACAAGGTAGGAAGGCCAAGCAGATGAAAGATAGATTCTATTTGTAATTAAAAGCCCGAGAATGGAAAGTTGCATCAAAATAGGAAACTACCTACAGTTGTCTGTTATAgttaccagttccacaatcctGTCAACATTGTTAAATACCTTCAAAATTGTACCGGCTGGAAACTAATTATAAGCATCGTTGAACCATTAGTTAAAATCAACGACTAACTGATAAATACAGGCAGGAAGAGAATTCTGTCTGTATCACCTATTAGAAAAGGGTAAAGTCAGTCCAAAGGGTAAACAATACACACATTTGAACTTAAAATTCATATTATTCACGTTATCAATCCACAGACGAGTGTTTGTTGTCTTCGTTTGGTTTTAAAAGTAGTAAATAACTGACTGACATGCTCAGAACATTTAGAAAGGATCTACACATTCTCACATTTGTTAATTTCTATGAGACGAATAATGGGAGTGGGGCCTTTGAACTGTTACATCTATTGCGCGAAACTTGTTTTTTTAACCCAAGTGAAAAATATATCTTAGATAATAAAACATTCAGTATGACATCTCACATAACGTTAACAATACACATGCAACaattatgttaatttatttcatcACAATGCATACATGCAATAACACCTCTCATACATTGGTTTACAATACCAAACCACGAACGAATGTAGACACCAATACTATTGCGATTACTTAATAGTTCAATATCACAACAAGTGAATCTTACTCTGGAAAATTATAAAAGCATTCTGTACATAATTTATTAAGAAGGTTATACAAAATGACGATTGTCGCATTTGTGATCAgctaattaaatatttaacgGCTACATGATGATCCTCGATGATAAGGTGCCTTCCTCTTAGTGACAAACCAGGAATGTAATGATCTAGTATGATGTGCAATAAAAGAGAGAATATGGTCATATGTGTAAATCTAACTACCATAAAATATAAATCAACAACGTATAGCATATATGGATTATCgataacagaaacagtaaaagCAGTGCAAGATCTTGTTTACCCTAAAACTAGATTTACAAATTTGCATATCAcaatttacatttaaataattAAGCAACCAGACTGAGTATATTATAGTGCGATGTAATTACAGAAAATGAAGTATACAACGTTTAGCATGTATTAGATGTATCTTGATGATTGGCATTGACGGTGTGTctttgtatttgattttttcttCTAGGAGATTCTCTAAGTTATCACCGGAACCAGCAGTTTACAACAAAGGACCGAGACAATGACGCTTATAGTTATAACTGTGCAACTTATTATAGTGGTGCGTGGTGGTACAATGCTTGTAATATTTACTCTAACCTGAACGGTGTCTACGAGAATTATTACTATCGTTGGTATTACATACCCGGAAGCAATAATTATCTCAAATTTTCAGAGATGAAGATTCGCCCTATCTAGATATTGGAGCTGACGAAGGAAGAAAACTGTTTCATCGCTGATCAACGAAATTAAAAATACAAGAGATATTAATTTTTAGAGCAattgaatgttttttatttgcaaataaATAGAACTACTTGTCCAATGTGTAATGGCACTACTCGCATTCTATCCAAGTTAATTTATCTAATTTATTTTCCCGttaaacattcgattgaatatgatgaaataaaaaggagTTTGATACGATTTGTGAAAAATTACAATTGAAATAGAttaaatggaaatgaaaaaaaaatgacaatacAGAGTGGCTCAGCCATAGGtgcaagtgcccccccccctcctaccccaCTTCacatacgttttttttttagaaagaaaaaaaatagtgtCATCTACAAAAGATAAGGAAATGTATATGATTTAGATAGGATAAGCTAATTGATTTTACAGTTAGGATACAAAATGGAATTCAAGGAGCGCGCCTCAAATTGATTGTCGAATAGGCtatttttattgaaattataaaacagtttaaaacaaaatgacacattCACCCTAATATTAAACAAGATTTCCTTAATGCAAACAGAACACCCCTTCGTAGTAATGTTCCCCTTCAGGCTCGCACCCAGTATGTTTTTGGTATTGTAccaaccacctcccccccccccccctccaaactCAAAGTTTCAGAATGAGTGATAGTGATAATACCTAATTTTAGGCATAATTTAAAGTCTAAATATAACTCGGAAAACATCACTTGACGTCAATTAGGTTTATTTGTGTCTTCTTTCGGGAGTACCCCCGACGCCACCTATACATGGTGGTCGGTCAAGCAGATAGGTATAATCTATGTTATGCTATGAAATTTACGCAAGAAACAGCTTCTGGGAATCTACAGGAAACGTATAATTCTAGAAGAGACGGTTTACGAACTCCGTTTTATGAATCTATTTCCATTATTTCTGTATACGTGTTTGTCTCATCAGTGGCGGCGCAAAGGGAGTAGGGGACTCCCTCAAATCAACATGTTTCCTcagtttcccccccccccaccccctccttcccaACTACCTCCCGCTCGGTCGCTGCTGTAAAAGAAACCGAAACAAATTATTTGACGTCCAAAAATTTGTTTGTGTAGGCTAACAAGCGCTATAACTTCCTGGGCTTCGCTCCCTGGATACCTACAGGCTCAAAGAAATTGGAACCTCTAAAGTGTTTCTCTGTGCTTACGATAAACAGCTACAAGTGAGATGTCTGAGACCACTGCCGCTTCCGGGCTTAGAATTCCTCCCacaaaaattgaaattcatCTTTCCGATATGTGGTCTTGTTCTTAAAGTCGCTAAGAAAGAACAagagatatctcaaattcaaacTATTTCCGGGGACTTTGAACTTAACAAACGTGCGCTTTTGCACTTCCAAAATGTTTTCTCCCTAAATTGTTCGCTTGTCCCCTCACTCACCACTCCTCCAGTAACAATCCCCTCTCCTACCACCAAATAGGCCGACACTTTCTCTCACGttgaaagaaaacaattcaAAGTGTCCTATCAAATATTTGACAAGTTCCTTCTTGCATGCcatttcaataaatattaaGGGTATCTATCAATTGTCAGAAACATTGCCATGCTCCTCTCGATCCTTCACTTGATTCCCGAtacaaaataatttcattacTCATTTCTTAGTTACTGTAAAATGTATTATGTATAGGTGAATGTCCTAAACCGACTGCAACCGACTACAACTCGTCTCGCGTGACTGCGTAAGTGTGACACATTCAATTGAAGCtttaatatgacgtcatcggcTTGTTGTTTTCGAACGCCGAGTTTTATCGAACTAGAACCAGTTGGGTGTGTTTTTTATTCGGTTATAGTGATTTATCATTGTTTAAATAGAACGATTATACTGAAGTGTAAAGGATAGAAACACACAAGCACGGGACTGAAACGAGTGACATAAACGAATTAAAGTCACCTGTTAATAATTATACAACGAATTCTCAGCAATGGTGAGAGTGACAACTACCGCCTGTTGGGAATTGGGACATACAGTAGAGCAGTAGGTGGGTAACATActaaatataaatgatttaGTGGCTCCTGCGTTGTAAAAGATTGTAAGTTATTCACCAAATTCATGGTTTGAAACTaactttacaattttttttttttttttattatttgatatAGCTACGGGAAAGGTGGGGTCACTATGATGATTTGGATTACAGAAATGTTATTATCATGAAATGGGTTGgaaatgttttcatatattaACAGTAAACAATGGTTCATAATAGCATGGCAAGGAAATACATGTGTAGTGAAAACTGCTTTATTATAGAATTAATTTttagaaaaataattaattaattagaaaTATAATTAGAATTTAAAGAAACCAGTACATACAACTTGTTTTATTAAaggcacactctcagctaggaaattgctaaaataaaaaatcttgtctcaacgtattccccgattaaaaaataaaaacaatgctgccctcttctcacagcggcaacatattcatttctttaatatggcattctcatccttagctataaacagCATACGCAAATGGGTACCGTTACCGCGAAGGTATCAGATTTCCGAGATTCTAATCTGCCTCTCAGTGTTGCGTAACCTATAGGCACACTGTGTAATTGTACTGTGTGCTATTCGAGTTACGCAATTTTTCGATTTGCTATATGGAACAGTGCATATTGTACTGCTGGGAAAACGCTATACCAGCTCGTAGCAGCAGATAGTTGTTATGGAAAGTCATATGGGCCCGTATGATCTCGTGCTGCCGATTTTTGTTGGagaaattgctgaagaaataaaatgcgAATAGTTTCGTCGTGTTATTCTCTATAAacatgtgactgaatgtgtgcTGCTTATGTACTGTTATTTGACGAAACGACTTGCTTCTGGCTTAACGTTCTTCAATActtgagttcaaaataaaataaaacagtgagcaaacagcttatccactagagagcctgtgtagaaaaaacacgcacataatacagacaggttaatgagcatggtgaacacaaagagatagatgtaaggggattagtagacaagggatggagagaagaatgaaagataaaaaccaacaggggaagaggataggtaggagataaacagtggagggacaaagagaggattaagggaaggggtagggaataaactggagaaggacaacggcagaaaagtgtggagaaaaaaaggggtggaaaaagctatgagaagaggagtaatgggggaggggggcaaggggagaaggaggggaatgaagaaaagttagtcatgtccttcctgaatgttgagcccatgaggttgaatggtgcgaaggcgtagcatccacaacctctctctgctgatttgCACTagctcaggacggctacctaaggattcaatcccctgggCCTATagagacatgtcgttaatggtatggttgcatagctcccaactcttgagaaggcaaatgctggtccatgccacgaattgccgtcctgggggaggggtatatggggggtgtctccctcccctttttatttttttttgaatcctggtgatgcctacatgtaaactGGTGGCacctagaaaggcttttgtcacccacaattttttgagaaatatgcatttttttgtgtgtaacatcaataaattgagtagtaggtgataattcattcttgcccgtggcatgaaaatgttcgctgctcgccccaatgaaatgaaatatagcctaatttgaggttcaaatgatgatgtaaaggaggttttatactctattatgcttaatgctaaagaaatgatggctGCTAAGtccaaatttgatgcaattttttgtatgtttacTTGTCAATTACAATGCAGGTTTTTGGGATGCTTGAGCGGGTCAGGggctttgggtgttagaatgcgggtccaacccgcgaattgtgggtcagttgggagctctgtggttgggaaggttaaagtgttctccaaaaaaacctaaaagatgaatgaccttcggcacaggggtaaactggactcctccagctgcctttactacattttactgcattactacaaacatatAATGGCTTCCACACCAACTCTTGACcagagtatgctgtattggccccaaataaaccagatattcaaatatggttacctttggtcaaagttttgaaactggttttattaccaccttccaggaaatttacctcacggGGACATTCAGGCATCTTATGCTTTCAATTAAAATGCCTtcgaacaatttggaaagtaaatacCTCTaggaacatattaaatattctagcaattatagcatgctaaattggggacaatactacatagcccaccttgaaaatatcctgtaacctactctggataaacactatctaatatggaagaaatgctttggttaaagtatgaatatggtcacttgaacattaagaaatgcaagtgagatagtggtaagttttccctgctcatggttattgtatatagttgaactcaatgtaagaactgtacagatgcaatcaatgtgttacaaataaaaacatgttacaatactgacttacctaactttagaataagcaatacaaacaatagtagGGCAGTGTTCAAAATACGGAATGCAAGGACATATACCCAAATAAGGCTAGGAGACGCCATGCCTCCATTGTGGAACTTCTCCATCATACAGTAAGTATAGCAGCTTTACATGCAAAATAActtttgccaaaacttcaaaagaccctataatgtcccctgcatttcaaacatctccatctgccactatctccatctgccactgggCCGGACTGGGGTTATCATGAGAGCACTGAATGAACTGTTTTATCACTGCTAGCTGCAAGTTAGAGTACCTCTTCAacactctatgacatcacaaaatatgttatgttaaattgatctcacacaatacaaaataaagacaagttattctgtaccaacaataaataacccaagatcaatgtcacattagaactactggtatgactgaacaaactacagtaattaaaaagatcagatattgctatcatggaaagccaaatagtgtacaatcaagtatgtagtgaaaccaatatttcaatcatttacttatttaatatgacacagttgtaactttgatgacatcaattatgtagtttacttacactatgaatgaacatgcaaatcaatgctaaatactacagaaaggaGAAGGATACATAACGTACTGAatgcaacaatcaatgtttgacaccatGGAGAAGATAAATTCCTATGATACATTGCACTAGCTtagtaacttcattttactgagacaccatgtttgttgttgtctgttatgGTACAGTTTGTCCAATTGTCTTGAAGCCTTGTGATATCTACATTCTGGATACTTGTTACTCCCATTGTCCACTCTTGTGTCCTTGATGTATGGTATTAAAATAAGCTGAGAAACTGCTTTGACATcagctatttcaaaattgtccgtatccatgttaacaacgttcactatgcaaatccatagctttcactggagaacaagaaatatgacaatcatcttacgtaaagtagagaagcacacatttattaatgaaacaatccaacacaaatacttccagttccaacccttatatctgcttgcaaaacatccatcatgccataacgctatgctgtgctgtactgttcctctaaaggatgttctgtacatctgtaatgtgaaatgaaaatggaaaaaagacatatttatggcattgtgtgaggacagaagtgtcacaaagatatacctgttcaaatgattttccaagatatgatttatttgattttaattgcaaaagagacattcaggctcatagccaaggtaactgggttggagccagcataaatgttatgttcgtttattcactgagattgtaacttgcactcattgtaataaaaacataaagagaaaagaataaaagtGCAATTTTTGAACACAAACTGCTTCAGACAGGTAGGTACCACATTCTACAAGATtggtaaatgtctttatttttcagagataaggaaaaatacTACAGGTACTGTTATCATTCACTTGTggggtttgaacatttttgggtcCCACACATTTACAGACCTCCAGTGGCTGTATTAGCACCATATTTAGCACTACATgtctatgtcattaatataacataatacaataaatgaataaatgtgtccaatgtCCTAAATCTGGTTAGTCATATACAGTCCTACAGTAGTAGACTGCAGACCTAGTTAAAATGTAGACTTATTTCGA
This window of the Apostichopus japonicus isolate 1M-3 chromosome 9, ASM3797524v1, whole genome shotgun sequence genome carries:
- the LOC139973950 gene encoding uncharacterized protein; translated protein: MSDKSIEVNSQSSFFFYQQSTYPRDCKEVQEQCSSHNSSGVSIIKPDGYPEPFEVYCDNTDSSGGWTVIQRRIDGSIDFRRDWDSYKSGFGFLSHEFWLGNEKLSLLTNQKKYQLVIEITTSSGYLLRVSYDHFRISDAFSHFKLGNVSNYSGENTDALTFCPSNMDIDNCSTACQRTCEAPGICQDEVCTDGEVCFCPDGFFMKGSDCVPREQCGCYVSEGQTIVAEGDFFVNSGCTRKGVCNNGLIIWDEGYACSPKAECGVRNDIRQCYCANGYRGDGVNCTRPPKDCQEIYDDDSTRKSGIYRIKPTGWTGSAFEVYCNMTDGGGWTVFQRRVDGSQDFYLGWNSYKQGFGNLNINFWLGNDKLYFLTNQKRYEIRIDLVNRYGAPYYAKFDFFRTNVESDNYRLSGLGTYSGTAGDSLSYHRNQQFTTKDRDNDAYSYNCATYYSGAWWYNACNIYSNLNGVYENYYYRWYYIPGSNNYLKFSEMKIRPI